A stretch of the Nicotiana tabacum cultivar K326 chromosome 6, ASM71507v2, whole genome shotgun sequence genome encodes the following:
- the LOC107828294 gene encoding nuclear transcription factor Y subunit C-1-like, whose amino-acid sequence MENNQQSAANAAAAAAAAAVAYPTQPPYHHLLQQQQQQLQMFWTYQRQEIEQVNDFKNHQLPLARIKKIMKADEDVRMISAEAPILFAKACELFILELTIRSWLHAEENKRRTLQKNDIAAAITRTDIFDFLVDIVPRDEIKEEGGVGLGPSGIVGSTASGVPYYYPPMGQPAPPGVMMGRPAMPGVDPSMYVQPPPPPSQAWQSAWQTADDNSYASGGSSGQGNLDGQS is encoded by the exons ATGGAAAACAACCAGCAATCGGCGGCGAATGCAGCGGCGGCGGCGGCAGCAGCAGCAGTGGCGTACCCAACGCAGCCACCGTACCACCACCTCcttcagcaacaacaacagcagctcCAGATGTTCTGGACCTACCAGCGCCAAGAAATCGAACAGGTTAACGATTTCAAAAACCACCAACTTCCTCTGGCCCGAATCAAGAAGATCATGAAAGCTGACGAGGATGTCCGCATGATCTCCGCTGAAGCTCCCATTTTATTCGCCAAAGCGTGTGAGCTTTTCATTCTGGAACTCACTATTCGTTCCTGGCTTCACGCTGAGGAAAACAAGCGTCGAACTTTACAGAAAAACGACATCGCTGCCGCGATTACGCGGACTGACATTTTTGATTTCCTTGTTGACATTGTTCCTAGGGATGAGATCAAGGAAGAGGGTGGTGTTGGTCTTGGGCCTTCTGGGATTGTGGGCTCCACAGCTAGTGGTGTGCCTTACTATTACCCACCAATGGGCCAGCCTGCTCCACCGGGTGTGATGATGGGCAGGCCTGCTATGCCTGGGGTTGATCCTTCAATGTACGTTCAGCCTCCGCCACCGCCGTCGCAGGCGTGGCAGTCCGCTTGGCAGACTGCTGACGATAATTCCTATGCAAGTGGAGGCAGCAGTGGACAGGGTAACCTTGATGGTCAAAG TTAA